A genomic segment from Gemmatimonadota bacterium encodes:
- a CDS encoding dTDP-4-keto-6-deoxy-D-glucose epimerase, with the protein MEAVESLAIPELKVIRFGRFRDDRGYFTESYRLGDLSSNPDTAFLRDVRFLQINESFSRAGVVRGLHFQWNPHMGKLVRAARGRIVDLALDIRLGSPTLGRIVARDISEDPDADHAEWIWVPPGFAHGFFCPTDCILEYLCSGEYSPGNEAGISPLAPDLDWSLCDRAMKRAFDEIVVGEAILSEKDRDAFSMSDWLADERSANFTY; encoded by the coding sequence ATCGAAGCCGTGGAATCCCTTGCGATCCCCGAGTTAAAAGTGATTCGCTTTGGCCGATTCAGGGATGACCGGGGGTACTTCACCGAATCCTACCGGCTGGGGGATCTCTCCAGCAACCCGGACACGGCGTTTCTTCGTGATGTCCGATTTCTACAGATCAACGAGAGCTTCTCCCGCGCCGGCGTGGTCCGAGGCCTCCATTTCCAGTGGAACCCCCACATGGGAAAGCTGGTTAGGGCTGCCAGGGGCCGCATCGTGGACCTGGCACTGGATATCCGGCTGGGTTCGCCTACCCTGGGCAGGATCGTTGCACGCGATATTTCGGAGGATCCCGACGCGGACCACGCCGAGTGGATCTGGGTGCCGCCGGGATTCGCCCACGGCTTCTTCTGCCCGACAGACTGCATCCTGGAGTACCTGTGCAGCGGAGAGTACAGCCCCGGCAACGAGGCCGGCATCTCGCCCCTGGCACCCGACCTGGATTGGTCGCTTTGCGATCGCGCGATGAAGCGTGCCTTTGACGAGATAGTCGTGGGTGAAGCCATCCTGTCCGAGAAGGACCGGGACGCGTTCTCAATGAGCGACTGGCTGGCGGATGAACGGTCCGCGAACTTTACATACTGA